The following nucleotide sequence is from Leucoraja erinacea ecotype New England chromosome 2, Leri_hhj_1, whole genome shotgun sequence.
AAATAAACTCAAAGAATGTTTTCTTTTATCAGATCTTCCTTAAATAAAACCAGATTCCCAGAAACTAGCTGGAAATGAAATATCTATTAATCTCCACGAATCTCCGGTTTACACATGGTCTTATTATTTCAACGGTTTGAGATCTGCTCGTACTTTAAGGTGATAATAATCAACAAAAGTTCAAGCTACTGTATCTTGCAAAGGTTCACCCTCTTTAACTTGTCAGCAGATAGAAGTTAAAGAACATCACAAACTAGGAGTAACTGGCACAGAAAAGCAAAGAGGCCTCcgtcactttttctcacaggaaaccctttttcccccacagagagtggcgagtctgtggaattctctgcctcaggcgaaggcggtggaggtaggttccctggatgctttcaagagagagtagatagggctcttaaaaatagcggagtcagggggtatggggagaaggcagggacggggtactgattggggatgatcagccatgatcacattgaatggcggtgctggctcgaagggccgaatggcctacccctgcacctattgtctattgtctattgacacctcTTCTCCATAGCACCCAATTCATTGATCATTCAAAAGTGCATTTACTTTCACTTTAAAGTGATTTGAGTCTCAATAAGCCCTTGggctagagaattccagagttttaTCACCCCCTTTTGAGAAGTTGTTCCTGTGCACCTCATCCTTAAGTGACCGTCCCCTAATTTTACATAGAATGGTCCAGCACAGGACTAGGTCATTCAGCCccaaatgtctgtgccgaacatgatgccaaaattaactgatctcatctgttgcttgtacatgatccatatcgacCCCCCACCCTCcaattcccttcatatccacatGCTATCTAACCTTCATataccactattgtatttgcctctaCCAGCACCCTTGACAGCATGTTACAGCTACCAACCAATGtcagtgggaaaaaaaaaaaaaaaaattgccacatttttctcctttaaactctgtgcctctcatcttaaaccctgCCCTCTAGTCTGTCACATTTCTATCCTAGGAGAGGGTTTATGACTGTCCACACTATCGTTGGCTCTCatgtaatttatatacatctctatcaggcctcccctcaAGCTCTGGCATTCCTTGTCCACGCTTGTCCAACCTCGCCTTGTAGCTAATGCCACCTAATGCAGGCGCCATCCTGGTTGTCATccaattgaaaagactaggcttgtattcactggagtttagaaggatgaggagggagatcttatagaaacatataaaattataaaaggactggacaaactagatgcagcaaaaatgttcccaatgttgggtgagtccagaaccagcttagaataaagaggaggtcatttaagactgaggtgagaaaaaactttttctcccagagagttgtgaatttatggaattccctgccacagagggcagtggaggccaagtcactggatggatttaacattattaggtgcaggagtaggcaatggttctgaacttaaagaaaggtaactttgagggtatgagacgtgaattggccaagattgactggcaattaattctaaaagggttgacggtggatatgcaatggaagacatttaaagactgcatggatgaactacaaaaattgttcatcccagtttgacaaaagaataaatcagggaaggtagtacatccatggataacaagggaaatcaggcatagtatcaaagcgaaggatgatgcgtacaaattagccagaaaaagcagcataccggaggactgggagaaattcaaagaccagcagaggaggacaaagggcttaattaggaaaggaaaaatagattatgaaagaaaactggcagggaacataaaaactgactgcaaaagttttaatagatatgtgaaaagaaagagattagttaaaacaaatgtaggtcccttgcagtcagaaacaggggagttgatcatggggaacaaggatatggcggaccaattgaataactactttggttccgtcttcactaaggaagacataaataatttgccggaaatagcaggggaccgcgggtcaaaggagttggaggaattgagtgaaatccaggttagccggggaagtggtgttgggtaaattgaatggattaaaggccgataaatccccagggccagataggctgcatcccagagtacttaaggaagtagctccagaaatagtggatgcattagtaataatctttcaaaactctttagattctggagtagttcctgaagattggcgggtagcaaacgtaacctcactcaagagagagttagatagagctctaggggctaatggaatcaagggatatagggagaaggcaggcatggataattgataggggacgatcagccaggatcacaatgaatggcggtgctggctcaaaaggccgaatggcctcctcctgcacctattttctatgttcctatgtaaatgtcttctgcaccatctccaaagcctacgcatccttcctttaatggggcgaccagaaatgcatgcaatactccaaaagcgGCCTTACCAAAATCTTATAGAGCTGCACCAGGACTTCCTAACCCTTCTACCCAGTGCCCTAACCAAgaaagacaagcataccatagACCTTTTATACCAttattgtgttgccactttcagggagtaatAGACTCGGGACACCAAGATACCTCTGCACGTCAAAGCGTCTTTCCATCAACCGTATACTTTCtctttacattcaacctccccaaTTGCAAccccacctcacacttgctctcaCAATCAACAATGTCTCCTCATTTGAGATTGAACATCTACCCTGGCATTGCCCACAACGAGCATATATGTCTCAGTAAGGTTACTCCTAATCTCTCTAAACTCCAAAGATCTAATGTCCACAGCTGATCATGACAGGACAATTCTCTATTTCCTGGTCATTCGCATTTGGACTGCCCACAGTGCCAGCatatcatttttattttaaactagaccaagtgcagaccagttgggtctgctccacaacgcagccgttccctacccgtagcccccatgggagacgtggccctccaactcaagccgttcccgaacagaAGATTCCAGcagtcagcagtgcggctgtttttaaatggcatctttcagacgagaggcgggcgccagcagtcgttatggtcgctggccagcaggaggcgacaaaatgagtgagtgggggggaaaggatttaattaaaaacgtgtacataaacacaacaaaatgtaatgaggagtggatacttggaatgaaaagtgaaatctctaccgaaatggaaacaatctcggcgtttctgggtctggtgttggcgtagcaacgaatcaaaggctggcacccacaagtcaggcagaaacacacacacacaaacacacacacacacacacacacacacacacacgcacacacacacacacacacacacccacaaccagcCAGCCAGCCCCAGTTttaatgatagatagatagatagatagatagatagatagatagatagatagatagatagatagatagataaggggaTAAAAATTGTGCACAGAACTCCAGATATGAACTCTGTGATATATCTGGCAAGATACCTGAAGACACCGACAACACTTTACACTCTAAATGAAAACACATTGCTTTCtgttaaataaataatacatttaattaaGTCAATATACAACACTATACAAAAAACAGTGAATTCCAATAAAGTAGAACTATTAAGAAAGGTCCTTTCTTTTACAAAAATATCACTACAATATGGTATTGACTACTTTTAACATATCTGGGAAAATACTGTCAACATAATATGGGAAAAATCCACACAACATTGGAATGTATGTATTACAGTAACATACTGCCTTTGTTCTTAAATAAATGGATCAGAGCCAAATTGATTGTGACCCAAGTTTTCAGTACATTTCTATGATGACCAGGAGTACAGAAACATTCTGTCAACTTTACAAGGCAGTGGTGTTTTGCATGATTAACAGGTTGCAAAGTGATTCTAACATGGGGCATAAACAGCATTACCTAGATAGGTAATAGTATTTTTAAGATCACATCGGTTGCTGAAATGGTCTGCTCTAAGTGTACTCGGAAATTTAATCCTTGGATTGATTAATGGTCAACTTCCCCAGACCGTTGTTTTAATCAAAAGTATTGGTAGCGGCAGAGGTGAAAATATTCTTACCGTCAAGATTTATCAATCATCGTTCAAATACAATGAGGTGTATTGCAAGCAACTTTACCTAGGGTGAAATAGAACTTTACGTTTAATACAAGGTGAGGCCACTGTGTGGGCAGCCTATTGACAAACACAACATAACTAACTAATGAAAGGTGTACAGTTCCCACAGGTGAAAATGGGATGGCAAAGCTTCTTGCAAATGGCTTGTAAAGGCACATTGCCCTGAAATGGATCACTATGCACAGGAAGTACAAGAAAAATAAGAGTGTTCCTTAAgaactaaaaaaaaatgtcaaataCTTCCCTATGAAAACGAGACCCAATTGATAATGTTAGCaagataactaaaaataaaagatttatcaatatatgaataaattatatttttaacaaTGGTTACTATGTGTTACATTCATCCTTATGGTATTTTTTAATACATGCTGATAGACTAATCTATGTTCTGGTTCATAACATCAACATTTGGTGTCCCACAGTAAAGCTAATCTTGCTTTGACAGAGGAAGCAATTCACTAAACCATTTGTGCTTTGAGTTGATGGCTCCATTACTGATGGTTCATCATGGTAGCTCATATCTGCAGCACCACAGGACAAGGCGAGCCGAAATATTTCCAAGTCCGGTAAAGAGGAAACAGAAGTCCATTTCAGCTAATGACAAAACAATAATTCTGATGTTTATATTTCTTATGCAGCAGAGTAATGGCAGTGGTGTTTCAAATCTTCTTGGATTATTTCTCAAATGTCATTATGAATGAATAAAAAGATAAAGTAGGCCTGTGCTTTGTGATGGGTAGTCTTTTGTGTAGCCAGGAGCTTCACGTTTCCCCCAGGCCATGCAGGCATCGGGGACGAGGATATCATCAAAGTGATTAGAAACCCTAAAGAGATTTGCACGTGTATCAGTTCAGACGAAGGGAGTCCTCAACTGTTGCTTCGTTGTGTCAACTCGAAAATGTCCACCGCCATTCTTCTGCAATGTAGAGAGCAGAGTAGTGGTGGGGGAGAGACATGGCACAGCCCACAAGCAGGGACTTTTATTTATCTTGCTTTCATGCCGCTGTTGCCCGCTCCTCACGACTGATGGTAATGGTGGtagtgatggtggtgatggtgctcGTGGTGGTGATGGTGCTCGTGTCTCTGGACCACCGGCATGACGTAGCCCTCGCTGGGGATGATCGGCGGCAGGTCGCGTACGAATTCCTGCTCCAGTGCCAGGGGCTGGACGTGGGCCGTCTTCAGCGGGGAGTGGCCGGTGTCTTTCATTCTTTGCCGGTACTTTTTGTGGCtgtgttgttgttgctgctgttgttgttgctgctgctgttgttgctgctgctgctgctgctgctggaaatGATAATGGTCATGGCCCGGGTGGGCAGGCTGGGAGTGGTAGTGGACGCCTTTCCCCGCCTTATTCCCGCTACTCTGGCCAGGTGCGTTGGAAACCTTGCTCGCCCCCTTGGGAGACTTCCCGAGCAACTTCTCCTGGCACTTCAGCCGCTGGTGAGCTTCGCTTGAGCGGAGCTCGCCGGCACTGGCTGGAGAGGGCTGGTCCTGGAGGAGTTGCGATCGACGCTGGTGGCAGCCATGGGTCTCCGATTCCTGGGATCGAGACCGGCTTTGAGAGTGAGGGGGTTTTCCATGGTGTTCTTGCCTGGTCTGCAATGGAGGGGACCCTGCATGGGAAGAAACAAACCAAGTGAGACGGGCTGACTGGGGGACACAAAAATAGCTGAGGATTCCTGGTATAACCAATAACTCTTTGTGCTAATCAAATGAAACTTATCACATCTAGCGATTTCATTTCCCAAATGATTGGTCAgatagtagtgaatctgtggaattattttccattgaaggctgtggaggccgtcaatagatatttttaaggcagagattattgatttgaacgggtgtcaggggtagtggggagaaggcaggagaatggggttaagagcgaatgatagatcagccatggcagaatagacaatgggctgaatggcctaattctactcctagaacataTAAttgtatgatagaaacatagaaacatagaaatgaggtgcaggagtaggccattcggcccttcgagcctgcaccgccattcaatatgatcatggctgatcatccaactcagtattccgtacctgccttctctccataccccctgatccccttagccacaagggccacatctaactccctcttaaatatagccaatgaactggcctcaactaccctctgtggcagagagttccagagattcaccactctctgtgtgaaaaaagttcttctcatctcggttttaaaggatttcccccttatccttacgctgtgaccccttgtcctggacttccccaaccttgggaacaatcttcctgcatctagcctgcccaaccccttaagaattttgtaagtttctatacgatcccctctcaatctcctaaattctagagagtacaaaccaagtctatccagtctttcttcataagacagtcctgacatcccaggaatcagtctggtgaaccttctctgcactccctctatggcaataatgtccttccttagatttggagaccaaaactgtacgcaatactccaggtgtggtctcaccaagaccctgtacaactgcagtagaacctccctgccatGTGGAAGCTTCAATTACTTCCAAGTGGAGCAGGCTTATCTAATGAGGTTACCTAGAGTAGCTACATCCAATATTGTAAAccttgcctgctgagttatttcatcAGTATTACAAAGGAAAACATACAATGATTTCCTTTATCTATTCAAGCCTTCTTTAATGGAACTGGAAATAATTGGAGATGATTTTCATTTAATCTGCATTCCTTCCTATTGCAAACCTGAGTTTTTGTTCAGTCTGTTGCTGCATCTTTAGTTGTACTCAGTAGAGAAAAGGGACATTAATCAGAAAGTTAACTTAGTTCATGTCCCtgtagttttggtttagtttagagagacagcgtggaatcaagacctttggcccacagagtccacaccaaccaatgatcacctgtacactagttctattctacacacaagggaaTAATTTAaagacctataaacctgcacgtctttggcacgTGGGAcgcaaccagagcacccggagaacatccatgcagtcacagggagaacatacagacatgatccaacatgggtctctggcgctgtaaggcagcaactccactgctgctctACTGTGCCTCTCCTACATATCTGAATATGCCAAACATTTCTCCCACTTTGTTAAATTTTTCCCATAATTTTAAGCGTTGCTTAAGATGCAATTATGACTAATGCAAAATAATTCCTTCAACTACAGGATAAATTTCCTTGTCAGGAGAAGTTAGGTAATTTTAAACGGGGGAGTCTTGGGGAATGTAGTCGTGCAGGGTGAGCAGGAGGTAGAGGAACAGAGCCGGCATCTCTACCCCATCCACAATTCCAACGCTTACTCAAAAATAGAAGACCGAAACTCGTTGACCGATACTTGTTGGCGCAGCACCCGCACTTGAggtcccttacagcaccagggactgtctatacggagtttgcacgttctccccgtgaccgcgtgggattccccaggtgctccagtttcttcccacactccaaagatgtacaggtttgtaggttaattggcttcagtaaaattgtaaattgttcctagcgcgTAGGATAGTGCAGTGTACtgattggcacggactcagtgggccgaagggcctgtttctgcgctgtttctctaaacaaacCTAAATAAAGCAATCAATTAAATTTGCCTGGTGATCGTTGCAAAATATGATAATGTTTATGCCCATCTACATACAGTCTGCCTCAATAAGCTAAATTATCTGCTTTATGTTTAAGGCATCACCAGCCAATTCAAATGGAGGCAATTGTTTGATCAGATTTGCAAACAAGGATGCAAATATTGACCTGGGAATACTTGGACAGAAGTAGCCATTTAATTCAATACCTGGTCCAAATTTAGATGTGTAGTTTTCTATCCCAGCCAAGTCTAAATAATGGTTTCTTCTCTCTGTATTTTCATCCACGCAGTACTGTTCACGGATATTTGAATGCTGCTGTTCACTGTTGTATCTTCTGGAAGAAAGGACAGAACAGAATTGACATTCCTTTTTAAAATTCCACAGTGGATTCATCCAACATTATGGGAACAGAGCTGTGTTCAGGTTTAACCCTAAACCAGCGTTCCCAACCCAATCACTGGTCACGTTTTTAGATTTCCCCACCCAGGTCTGGATAAACACCAATTACACTTCAAATTAAGTCTCTTTACCACCCCCTCATTGTTTTGGTTGAGACTCTGACCTGGCAGGGTTTTTTTTCCCCTAATCAACTGAAGCGTGACACAAAAACACCAGACAATCAAGCACTTTTAAGAGAATGATGCAACTATTTCCTTCAAGACGATGAACAATTAAAGAGCAAAATTCCAGCAGCCAAGAGTTTCAAGAAAAACAGTCAGCAACTAGTTAGTTACCATTGTAAGAGTTAATTGGGTGGAACAGATTACCGGGGACTATCAAAAAGTGTGCCAAGTCGCTGAACTGTTCAAATCACAATTTGAATGTAAACTATCCACCCTAGATTTTAATCAGTTGAATCGTGGAAAAGTTAGGAACTAAAATTAATGGGGCTGTCACAAAAATTATTTGGCAATCTCACTAAATTTGAGAAAGGTTCAAAAGGAAAATgactaaaacatttaaaaaaaaaacccgacAAAGAGTATAAAACCATTGGACATCTGATTTGAAAAGATTTGGAGTGAGAAAACAGAAATTCAATAATAGGAAAGTTGGAGCTTTTGGGAGAGATTATTGGCGTGGGGAAAGAACAGCAAATAATCTAACTGAGTGATTCTTTCAAGGTGCAGCGAAGGGATGATGGGCTGATGGACAAGATGTGCCATAAGATTCTCTGAAAAATTGGGCAGCCAGTGCATGGCATGAGAACACAAAGAACTAGGAGCAAACATAGGCCACGGTGACTCGAACCTGGCCCACCATGCAAtgtaaatagagagagtacagaggagatttactagaatgttgcctgggtttcaacaactaagttacagagataggttgaataagttaggtctttattctctggagcgcagaaggttaagggggggacctgatagaggtctttaaaatgatgagagggatagacagagttgatgtagacaagcttttccctttgagaatagggaagattcaaacaagaggacatgacttcagaattaagggacagaagtttaggggtaatatgaggtagaacttctttacgcagagagtggtggcggtgtggaatgagctcccagtggaagtggtggaggcaggttcattggtatcatttaaaaataaattggataggcatatggatgagaagggaatggagggttatggtatgagtgcaggcaggtgggactaaggggaaaaaaaatttgttcggcatggacttgtagggccgagatggcctgtttccgtgctgtaattggtatatggttatatggtaatgtgaTCACaaagcaaaatacaaactgcaggaggaactcagaatGTCAAACGCAATCAGTGGAGGCAAAGGGAAGGTTCTCACGCCAAAATGTCAACCGTTGCTTTGCCTCAACGGTTGTTGATTGATCTGCCGAGTTCTtccagttgttttttttttattgctccagattcctgcatGTGTAGTCTCTTGTGCATCCATTCAATGTAATCGTGTCTGATCTACGTCAGGCCATAATTGTTTAACTGTTAACTCTGTCTTCAAGAATTAATCTACCCTTTACTTCTCATGATCTAGCAACCATAACACCCAAACAATATCcagtcactgtacctt
It contains:
- the nkd2b gene encoding protein naked cuticle homolog 2-like, whose amino-acid sequence is MGKLQSKHACKRRENPEGDSFVVNAYLNRQGLEEYEGQRGSSLVPEQAKQRGCRPLSTELLNGELKSGQFLDDQCPLEVVLPPEKIQPGNGITSTFTQEDGEKCPSKETCKGTSKKRLNFDDMSSLMHTIYEVVDASVNQSSSSSKTLRVKLTVTPEPSQRKKDGLANGQGQQSSRSRNEVEHGEEMKSPDKRLSAQLRYWRLNHFLNTGFRRYNSEQQHSNIREQYCVDENTERRNHYLDLAGIENYTSKFGPGSPPLQTRQEHHGKPPHSQSRSRSQESETHGCHQRRSQLLQDQPSPASAGELRSSEAHQRLKCQEKLLGKSPKGASKVSNAPGQSSGNKAGKGVHYHSQPAHPGHDHYHFQQQQQQQQQQQQQQQQQQQQHSHKKYRQRMKDTGHSPLKTAHVQPLALEQEFVRDLPPIIPSEGYVMPVVQRHEHHHHHEHHHHHHYHHYHQS